The DNA region GACACCAGGCTGTGTAGAGCGCTGTGATTGTTGGTACTGTTGGCCACAAAGGTTTCGCTGTTATCACTGCTGCTGGTGGCCCGGCTACTGTGGCCCCCGACACTCCTTCGGTCACTTTTGTTCTCATAGTCTCCTGGATTAGAGAGGTCTTCCTGTGGTGGCCCTTCCAGCACAGAGTCTTCAAAGTTACCCCCATAAAAGTCCTGCTCAGGGCAAGTGGTGGTGGACGAACGACAGGAGTTGGAGTGCTCAGGGAGGGATATTTCGCAGGAGGATGTTGACCATGTGGCACTGTCCACACTCTGTTTATCATCAGAATTCACCATGGAGAACTGCTGGTGGACATTGTCATAGGTGGAGAGCCTGTTGTGCTGGCCTGAGTCACTCACCGACTCCTTTTGCTTGCTGTCCCTCAGTGTGACATAGCCGTTGGGCACCCAGCCCGGGGTCCGGCTGTTGAGGGTGTTGCTGTGCCCGTCTGTGCTGGAAACGCCCATCCGCACCCCTCCATTCTGCACACTGTGTGTGCCCATCTTAGTCACTGGTCCTTTCAGGGATGACGTTCTCCTGGTTTGCAGGGGACAGTTTGGTAAGGTCTGGCTCTTCTCGTGaccctccacagagctgctgaatGATCCATTGGTGACTATGCCGCTGCCTTTATTaaaggcaggattttttttcactgtgagaggtGGACTTCTTGTGACATCCAGTTTCTGGATGCTGTTCCTGGGGCTACTTGTCTTGCtgcctggcagagcagtgggagacCCATTGTCAACGCTTCCCCTTTGGGGAGACTCAGGTTTGTCCCAAGAACAGCGCCTCACTGCTGACTCCTTGGTGttgttattttctttgttctgtaGCTGACCCACGATCGCTTTCTTTGGCATTTCATTGTTGTTGTTACACACTTCAGGGCCCATCTGAGGATCTGCATCCTTGGGAAACAACTCTTCATGTTTGCTTATCATCACTGACATTAGCTGCTGGACTACTACTGTACCTGGAAGGAGACACCAAACACATTGTTATTAATGGCTGGTTTTGTTTAAGGCATAAATATATTTTGGGGGTCAGATTCCACAAATATTTAGTAAACATTCAATTTATACACACATTTATCCAGTATGTCCATCTGTGTAACGCACTGAATGTTTAACACATGCCTAGTTAGCCTTCAGGCCAGCCCATCctatcttttttccattttcctaccATCATGGGTGAGACAGAGTACACAACCCAAAGTGGATCTGGATACCAGGGTTTGTTTTAGAACCAACGAGATCAGAGCTTTCAGGCTACCTGATTATCTCACACACTCCCTCACTCGCTCCTCCCAGTGTTGTGTTCTGTAGGTCTCAACTTCATTTGCCAGCAGGGAGATCGTCTGGGAAGGTCAGGGAGGAAAGTTATGTTGGTTCATGCTGTGCAGCTGCTACAGTTACCAGTCTTGGGCATTACCAGTCAAGGGCCCTGGACATCCCTCAGCATTTGTCTCCACGCATCTCCCTGATACCCACGATCTTCTCCTACTTCCAGGATGTCTTCtccagccaggatcttcaccttTGTCCTTCTGGGCCTGCTTCTTCTTTCTGAGACCACTTCAATTTTTTGGGAACCCTTCTTTTTGGCACTCCCTATTCTTTCCATCAAACCAAGCACATGGGTTTCCCAATCTAAATAGTCTATGTCCAGAAGCACAACGCATGATCAGCCTCCTAATTGGTGGTTCTGTACCCTGTCTCTTTATTAATTGGAGGATTTGGGACATGCCACTGTTGTTTTTTCCAGGTGTTGCCAAAATACACAACCAGCCCATACTGGCTGCAGCTAGCCAGTAGCAGGCTTCTGCTTGAGAGTTTAGAAGTTCAATTTTGGCCATTCACCCACCCATGCACAACTATCTGCCACCTGGTAGCGGTAAcaatttaagtgattttttttgcctACAACACCTACTCAGGACAGCAGCTGGTCCCCACTGCTGGTCAGAGAAAGGTGTGGCAGTCAGTTGGCTGTTGCACCTTGGGCTTCTCTGTGTACTGCCTCTGGTGCACTGACTGGCATCCTGAGAGCAAACCCACGGTGAATCCATTCCCTGCCAAAACTACTCATCCATCCTGGTGCCACGTGTTTTCCGCTGTGTAAGACCCGCTCATGTGGATAATAAGATAAACATAGGAGACTCTTTTCTAGTGTAGCAGGGCATGCAGCAGGCCTCACAGACACCCTGAAGAACTGCAGCTACTGCAAAGAAGCCATTAGCATGACAGTTAACTGCATTCCAAGACAGCAGAGAGAGATAACAAATAGCAAAGAATAACAACATCATTTTAAGTGATGTGTTTCAATTCAACATGGCAAACATCCTTAAAACCGAAGTCCCATTCTGGCAAACCACTTGTATGTAATAGCTTAACAGAAAAGGCACAGGCAAGGGTTCTGCACTGCCAGAACATTGACATTTTAGTCTTATGGAGCAAAATAGGGCAGTAGCGTGACAGAACTAATTTAATGTAAATGCCTTTAACCACTCGGGG from Apteryx mantelli isolate bAptMan1 chromosome 5, bAptMan1.hap1, whole genome shotgun sequence includes:
- the ARHGAP24 gene encoding rho GTPase-activating protein 24 isoform X3: MSRPGGDRERMTANHETYLLMASTQNDMEDWVKSIRRVIWAPFGGGIFGQKLEDTVRYEKRYGNRLAPMLVEQCVDFIRQRGLKEEGLFRLPGQANLVKELQDAFDCGEKPSFDSNTDVHTVASLLKLYLRELPEPVIPYAKYDDFLSCAKTISKEEETGLKELVKQVKSLPAVNYNLLKYICRFLDEVQSYSSVNKMSVQNLATVFGPNILRPKVEDPLTIMEGTVVVQQLMSVMISKHEELFPKDADPQMGPEVCNNNNEMPKKAIVGQLQNKENNNTKESAVRRCSWDKPESPQRGSVDNGSPTALPGSKTSSPRNSIQKLDVTRSPPLTVKKNPAFNKGSGIVTNGSFSSSVEGHEKSQTLPNCPLQTRRTSSLKGPVTKMGTHSVQNGGVRMGVSSTDGHSNTLNSRTPGWVPNGYVTLRDSKQKESVSDSGQHNRLSTYDNVHQQFSMVNSDDKQSVDSATWSTSSCEISLPEHSNSCRSSTTTCPEQDFYGGNFEDSVLEGPPQEDLSNPGDYENKSDRRSVGGHSSRATSSSDNSETFVANSTNNHSALHSLVSSLKQEMAKQKLEYETRIKSLEQRNLTLETEMMSLHEELDQERKKFTMVEIKMRNAERAKEDAEKRNDMLQKEMEQFFSTFGDLTVEPRRPERGNTIWIQ
- the ARHGAP24 gene encoding rho GTPase-activating protein 24 isoform X4, whose translation is MPEDRNAGVRSPGALAAAPFIPKTTYRRIKRCFSFRKGIFGQKLEDTVRYEKRYGNRLAPMLVEQCVDFIRQRGLKEEGLFRLPGQANLVKELQDAFDCGEKPSFDSNTDVHTVASLLKLYLRELPEPVIPYAKYDDFLSCAKTISKEEETGLKELVKQVKSLPAVNYNLLKYICRFLDEVQSYSSVNKMSVQNLATVFGPNILRPKVEDPLTIMEGTVVVQQLMSVMISKHEELFPKDADPQMGPEVCNNNNEMPKKAIVGQLQNKENNNTKESAVRRCSWDKPESPQRGSVDNGSPTALPGSKTSSPRNSIQKLDVTRSPPLTVKKNPAFNKGSGIVTNGSFSSSVEGHEKSQTLPNCPLQTRRTSSLKGPVTKMGTHSVQNGGVRMGVSSTDGHSNTLNSRTPGWVPNGYVTLRDSKQKESVSDSGQHNRLSTYDNVHQQFSMVNSDDKQSVDSATWSTSSCEISLPEHSNSCRSSTTTCPEQDFYGGNFEDSVLEGPPQEDLSNPGDYENKSDRRSVGGHSSRATSSSDNSETFVANSTNNHSALHSLVSSLKQEMAKQKLEYETRIKSLEQRNLTLETEMMSLHEELDQERKKFTMVEIKMRNAERAKEDAEKRNDMLQKEMEQFFSTFGDLTVEPRRPERGNTIWIQ
- the ARHGAP24 gene encoding rho GTPase-activating protein 24 isoform X5 is translated as MTANHETYLLMASTQNDMEDWVKSIRRVIWAPFGGGIFGQKLEDTVRYEKRYGNRLAPMLVEQCVDFIRQRGLKEEGLFRLPGQANLVKELQDAFDCGEKPSFDSNTDVHTVASLLKLYLRELPEPVIPYAKYDDFLSCAKTISKEEETGLKELVKQVKSLPAVNYNLLKYICRFLDEVQSYSSVNKMSVQNLATVFGPNILRPKVEDPLTIMEGTVVVQQLMSVMISKHEELFPKDADPQMGPEVCNNNNEMPKKAIVGQLQNKENNNTKESAVRRCSWDKPESPQRGSVDNGSPTALPGSKTSSPRNSIQKLDVTRSPPLTVKKNPAFNKGSGIVTNGSFSSSVEGHEKSQTLPNCPLQTRRTSSLKGPVTKMGTHSVQNGGVRMGVSSTDGHSNTLNSRTPGWVPNGYVTLRDSKQKESVSDSGQHNRLSTYDNVHQQFSMVNSDDKQSVDSATWSTSSCEISLPEHSNSCRSSTTTCPEQDFYGGNFEDSVLEGPPQEDLSNPGDYENKSDRRSVGGHSSRATSSSDNSETFVANSTNNHSALHSLVSSLKQEMAKQKLEYETRIKSLEQRNLTLETEMMSLHEELDQERKKFTMVEIKMRNAERAKEDAEKRNDMLQKEMEQFFSTFGDLTVEPRRPERGNTIWIQ